Proteins from a single region of Xyrauchen texanus isolate HMW12.3.18 chromosome 7, RBS_HiC_50CHRs, whole genome shotgun sequence:
- the LOC127646927 gene encoding adenosine receptor A1-like: protein MADVEKVIYTFLEVSIAIGCCFGNLLVFWAVWSRRALQQTTFCFVVSLAVADFLVGAVAVPLALVVDIGVETSFHSCLFISCVIIVLTQASVHSLLAIAVDRSLRVYNPLRFRGEGKKQHLWAAITVCWISASILGLIPLFGWHKVDLTTNTNSTIKCQFVTVISMSYMVNFNFVACILTPIVIMFALYIFIFYTISKQLRNGVGKAAESRSFYRKERKLACSLALILVLFAVCWLPLHIMNTAYSITNQPLPHVVIHIGVLLSHANSAVNPIVYAFKIPKIKAAYKAILIKLMCFRTVGRPEQPDFG, encoded by the exons ATGGCTGATGTTGAAAAGGTGATCTATACTTTTTTGGAAGTCTCCATTGCTATAGGATGTTGCTTTGGCAACCTGCTGGTCTTCTGGGCTGTCTGGTCCAGGCGAGCTCTCCAACAgaccacattttgttttgtcgTGTCGCTGGCAGTTGCAGATTTTTTGGTGGGGGCTGTGGCTGTGCCTCTTGCCTTGGTAGTTGATATAGGTGTGGAGACTAGTTTCCACAGCTGCCTCTTTATCAGCTGCGTGATCATCGTGTTGACCCAGGCATCTGTACACTCCCTGCTGGCCATCGCAGTCGACCGATCCCTGCGTGTCTATAACCCTCTCAG GTTCAGAGGAGAAGGCAAAAAACAACACTTGTGGGCAGCCATCACAGTATGTTGGATCTCCGCTTCCATACTGGGTCTCATCCCTTTGTTTGGATGGCACAAAGTTGACCTGACGACAAACACCAACTCAACCATTAAGTGCCAATTTGTCACAGTCATATCTATGTCCTATATGGTCAACTTCAACTTTGTTGCCTGTATACTTACACCCATTGTCATAATGTTTGCCCTCtatatttttatcttttataCAATATCTAAACAACTGAGAAATGGAGTCGGGAAAGCTGCGGAGTCCAGGTCGTTTTATCGTAAAGAGCGAAAACTGGCCTGTTCACTAGCATTGATCCTGGTACTGTTTGCCGTGTGCTGGCTTCCACTTCACATCATGAATACGGCTTACTCCATCACAAATCAACCTTTACCCCATGTAGTCATCCACATAGGGGTACTCCTCTCGCATGCCAACTCTGCAGTTAACCCAATAGTGTACGCTTTCAAGATCCCAAAGATTAAGGCGGCATATAAAGCCATCCTAATTAAGTTAATGTGCTTTAGAACAGTAGGCAGACCAGAGCAGCCAGACTTTGGATAA